The window AGCTATCGCCGATGCGTCGCACCATCTGCGTCGTCACCAACGTTTGCACGATGAAATGCTGCGGTGAGATTCGGCCATTATTACGGCGAGTCTCCAATACATAATCGGCCAAAAGCGCACAAATCTGGTTGCCTGTAAATGCGTGCCAAGGGTGATCACTTTTGTATTTCGTCGGGGCCGCGCACCCGATGCGATCGCAATCGGGATCCGTCGCGAGTGCCACGTCGGCGCCTGCTTCGCGTGCCCGCTTGATAATCGCATCGAACACCGACGGATTTTCGGGGTTCGCCACATGCCCCGGCACATTCGGAAAATCGCCGTCCGGCTTCGCGTGCGGGCCGAACAACTCGACCGACTTGAATCCGTCCGCCGCCAGCACCGGCACGACGCATGTCGCCCCCACACCGTGGAGCGGTGAGTAGACCACCTTGAGATCGCGTGGTCCCGGCGTTGCCTGTGTTAGGACCGCCTGCTGGAACTTGGTGTCCATTTCATCCTGGCACACGATGATCTTGCCCGCGGCCAACATCTTATCGAAGTTCGCCCGGCGAATCTCTTGCGTGTTCATCACGCGCTGGATGATGCCCTTGTCGTGCGGTGGCAAAATTTGGCCGCCCGTCGACCAATACACTTTCACCGCATTGTCGCTCGGCGGATTATGGCTGGCCGTCACCATAATGCCGCATGAACACTTCTTCTCGCGTACCGTGAACGAAAGTTCGGGCGTCGAGCGATATTGTCCCAAGAAGTACACCGTGAAGCCGGCCGCCGTCATGATCTCGGCGCACAGCCGAGCGAAGTCATCCGACTTATGCCGCGTGTCGTAGCCAATCGCACATGAAAGGGCCGCCCCCGCCCCCAGTGTCTCCTTCACGTAGTCCGCCAAACCTTGCGCGCTTTCGCCGATTGTGCGGTCGTTGATTGCGTTTGACCCGATCGGGTACATTTTGCCGCGGCGGCCGCCCGTGCCAAACGGAATCACCGTCCAGAACACATCATCCAGCGTTTGCCACTTGCCATTAGCCACATGCGCGGCCACCTCTGCTGCGTATTCGGCGTACCGCGGCTCAGTCAGCCATGCCTTCAAATTGGCCGCCGCCGACTCCGTTAATTTGCCATCTGCGACAGCCTTCCCGACCAACTCGAACGTCGTCTGTAATTGATTGATACTCATGCCGGCTAACCTATCACACACTCCCGTCGCGCGGTAGGTCGTCGGTCCGGCTGAAACCTGACGTATGGCAACGGATGGACTGTCAGGCTGAAGCCTGATCTGGCTGGTTGCTGGCAGTCCGTGCGTCGAAGATAATTGCATGTCACGGCCGGAATGGAGAGTGAATTGTGGTTCGAAGGTTCTTAGCATTCGCTCGGGTGCCACTGCTGACTTGCTCAGCAGTGCTGCTTCTTCGCGGATATCTTGCGGCAGAAACAACCCCCGCGGCTCAAACTGGACCAGACCGCCACGCTGTCCCCAACCTCAATTCCGCGGCGATAAAGCGGTCGCCTGCGAAGCCGGCCACACCGCGGAAACGTGCCCGACCACCCAAATGGCCCGCCGACGTGCTCGACACGTTTTTCCCCGATGCACGCGAGAAGCTCGTCGGCCCCCGACCGGATTACACGCAAGCTGCTCCCGTAAAGTCAGATACTCCAACTGCATCGAGTGACGAGAACACATCATCGGTCAAAGGCGGAGGCTGGTCGAAGCTCATCGACGCCGAAACAA is drawn from Pirellulales bacterium and contains these coding sequences:
- a CDS encoding phospho-sugar mutase yields the protein MSINQLQTTFELVGKAVADGKLTESAAANLKAWLTEPRYAEYAAEVAAHVANGKWQTLDDVFWTVIPFGTGGRRGKMYPIGSNAINDRTIGESAQGLADYVKETLGAGAALSCAIGYDTRHKSDDFARLCAEIMTAAGFTVYFLGQYRSTPELSFTVREKKCSCGIMVTASHNPPSDNAVKVYWSTGGQILPPHDKGIIQRVMNTQEIRRANFDKMLAAGKIIVCQDEMDTKFQQAVLTQATPGPRDLKVVYSPLHGVGATCVVPVLAADGFKSVELFGPHAKPDGDFPNVPGHVANPENPSVFDAIIKRAREAGADVALATDPDCDRIGCAAPTKYKSDHPWHAFTGNQICALLADYVLETRRNNGRISPQHFIVQTLVTTQMVRRIGDSYGVRTIGDLLVGFKWIAQAIDQFGAEFFIYGTEESHGYMAGSYVRDKDGAVASMLLCELAATLKAAGQTLCEKLDALYWQHGVHVERTISVHMPGSEGMTRMKEVMAAFRSGPPTEIGGDQVAQVRDYEQQNVCRRVAATLAPAALQDTATAIWGPGAPLGGPKGDLVFLDLATEGNYVACRPSGTEPKIKFYMFTFTPPEQLSNLELAKQQLNERLDRMEADLRRFAGV